A window from Pseudomonas frederiksbergensis encodes these proteins:
- a CDS encoding ABC transporter permease, whose protein sequence is MARLPLLRLFSLAIRQLLRDARAGELRVLFFALLVAVAASTAIGYFGARLNGAMMLRATEFLGADLLLEGSSPARPEQIKSGTELGLEHAQVVEFSSVIATDNGIQLSSIKAADDVYPLRGELKSAPEPFAPEEPGGGPKPGEAWVEARLLTALDLKIGDSIDVGMRTLKLARVLTYEPDRAGNFYSLTPRVLINLNDLAATGVVQPGSRVSYRELWRGKAEALETYRQLIKPGLAANQRLQDARDGNRQIGGALGKAERYLNMASLVAVLLSGVAVALSATRFATRRFDASALLRCLGLSRRETMVLFSLQLTVLGLLASFCGALIGWFAQLGLFALLHDLLPTDVPPGGLFPAIAGIGTGLVALAGFALPPLAALGRVPPLRVLRRDMLPIPSSTWMVYGAALGALGLIMWRLSLDLLLTFALLGGGVIAALILGGLLLLLLKSLRRMLARASLPWRLGLGQLLRHPLAAAGQSLAFGLILLSMALIALLRGELLDTWQNQLPKNAPNYFALNILPADKQAFTDRLIELSAQSAPLYPVVPGRLISVNGEPVQEIVSKDSAGDRAIQRDLSLTWAADLPTGNKLTAGNWWAEQTPDDIPGVSVEGKVAESLKLKLGDHMVFTVGGVNREAKVTSLREVNWDNFQPNFFMIFQPGTLKDLPATYLTSFYLAAGHDQQIVDLSRAFPAVTILQVEALLEQLRSILAQVTLAVEYVLLFVLAAGMAVLFSGLQATLDERIRQGALLRALGAERQLLVKARRIEFGLLGAVSGLLAALGSELVSMVLYRYAFDLPWHPHPWLLVLPLIGAVLIGGAGVFGTRRALNASPLTVLREG, encoded by the coding sequence GTGAGTTGCGCGTGTTGTTCTTTGCCTTGCTGGTGGCTGTGGCGGCGAGTACCGCCATCGGCTACTTCGGCGCCCGTCTGAACGGCGCCATGATGCTGCGTGCCACCGAGTTTCTCGGTGCCGACTTGCTGCTTGAAGGCAGCTCTCCCGCACGACCCGAACAGATAAAAAGCGGCACGGAGCTGGGCCTCGAACACGCTCAAGTGGTGGAATTTTCCAGCGTCATCGCCACTGACAATGGTATTCAGCTGTCCAGCATCAAGGCGGCCGACGACGTCTATCCACTGCGCGGCGAACTGAAAAGCGCCCCAGAGCCCTTCGCCCCGGAAGAACCCGGTGGCGGACCGAAACCCGGTGAGGCCTGGGTCGAAGCGCGACTGTTGACTGCGCTGGACCTGAAGATCGGAGACAGCATCGACGTCGGCATGCGCACTCTCAAACTGGCGCGAGTGCTGACCTATGAGCCGGACCGCGCCGGTAATTTCTACAGCCTGACGCCACGAGTACTGATCAACCTCAACGACCTCGCCGCGACCGGCGTGGTGCAACCCGGCAGCCGGGTCAGTTACCGCGAACTCTGGCGCGGTAAAGCCGAGGCGCTGGAAACCTATCGTCAATTGATCAAACCCGGCCTGGCCGCCAACCAGCGTTTGCAGGATGCCCGCGATGGTAACCGACAGATCGGCGGCGCCTTGGGCAAGGCCGAGCGCTACTTGAACATGGCCAGCCTGGTGGCGGTTCTGCTGTCCGGTGTGGCGGTGGCGTTGTCGGCGACACGCTTCGCTACCCGCCGATTCGATGCCAGTGCATTGCTGCGTTGCCTGGGTTTGTCCCGACGGGAAACCATGGTGCTGTTCAGTTTGCAACTGACGGTACTAGGGCTACTCGCCAGTTTCTGCGGCGCCCTCATCGGCTGGTTCGCGCAGTTGGGACTGTTCGCGCTGCTGCATGATTTATTACCGACCGACGTTCCACCGGGCGGTCTGTTTCCCGCTATTGCCGGGATTGGCACCGGATTGGTCGCGCTGGCAGGGTTTGCCTTGCCACCACTGGCGGCACTGGGTCGGGTTCCGCCATTGCGGGTGTTGCGTCGGGACATGTTGCCGATCCCTTCCAGCACCTGGATGGTGTACGGCGCGGCATTGGGCGCTCTTGGGCTGATCATGTGGCGTCTGAGCCTGGATCTGCTGCTGACGTTCGCCCTGCTTGGTGGTGGCGTGATCGCAGCGCTGATCCTTGGCGGCTTGTTGTTGCTGCTCCTGAAGAGTCTGCGCCGCATGCTGGCGCGCGCCTCTTTGCCGTGGCGCCTCGGGCTGGGCCAATTGCTGCGTCATCCACTGGCGGCCGCGGGGCAATCCCTGGCCTTCGGCTTGATTCTGCTGTCGATGGCGTTGATTGCATTGCTGCGTGGCGAGTTGCTGGACACCTGGCAGAACCAGCTACCGAAAAACGCGCCCAATTATTTCGCGCTGAACATCCTGCCGGCGGACAAACAGGCGTTTACCGATCGCCTGATCGAACTGTCGGCACAATCGGCGCCGCTCTATCCGGTGGTACCTGGACGGCTGATCAGCGTCAACGGTGAGCCGGTTCAGGAAATCGTCAGCAAGGACTCGGCCGGCGACCGAGCGATCCAGCGCGACCTGAGCCTGACATGGGCAGCGGATTTGCCGACGGGCAACAAACTCACTGCGGGTAACTGGTGGGCCGAACAGACCCCGGACGACATTCCCGGCGTATCGGTGGAAGGCAAAGTCGCCGAAAGCCTGAAGCTCAAGCTCGGCGATCACATGGTGTTTACCGTGGGTGGCGTCAATCGCGAAGCAAAGGTCACCAGCCTGCGGGAGGTCAACTGGGACAACTTCCAGCCTAACTTCTTCATGATCTTCCAGCCCGGCACACTGAAGGATCTGCCGGCGACCTACCTGACCAGTTTCTATCTGGCGGCCGGTCATGATCAGCAGATCGTGGATCTGTCCCGGGCGTTTCCCGCGGTAACCATCTTGCAAGTCGAAGCCTTGCTCGAACAGCTGCGCAGCATCCTCGCCCAAGTAACTCTGGCGGTGGAATACGTGCTGTTGTTCGTGTTGGCGGCAGGGATGGCGGTGTTGTTTTCAGGCTTGCAGGCGACGCTCGATGAACGCATTCGCCAAGGCGCCTTGTTGCGAGCGCTAGGGGCCGAGCGCCAACTGTTGGTCAAGGCCCGGCGGATTGAATTCGGTTTGCTTGGAGCGGTCAGCGGGTTGTTGGCAGCGCTGGGTTCGGAACTGGTAAGCATGGTGCTCTACCGCTACGCCTTCGACCTGCCGTGGCACCCCCATCCGTGGTTATTGGTGCTGCCACTGATCGGTGCGGTGCTGATCGGGGGAGCCGGTGTGTTTGGTACGCGCCGTGCGCTGAACGCCAGCCCCCTGACAGTCTTGCGCGAGGGTTGA
- the greB gene encoding transcription elongation factor GreB yields the protein MSRYRPPRPAGTALITPEGEARMRAEFHELWHVRRPQVTQSVSEAAAQGDRSENAEYTYGKKMLREIDSRVRFLTKRLEALKVVSEKPSDPNKVYFGAWVTIEDEDGKESRYRIVGPDELDLKLGLISIDSPLARALIGKALDAEVRVQTPTGEQCVYIVAIDYL from the coding sequence ATGAGCCGTTATCGCCCTCCCCGCCCCGCTGGCACCGCGCTGATCACCCCCGAAGGTGAAGCGCGGATGCGGGCCGAGTTTCATGAGCTCTGGCATGTTCGGCGGCCGCAGGTGACACAGTCAGTCAGCGAGGCCGCGGCACAGGGCGATCGCTCGGAAAACGCCGAATACACCTACGGCAAAAAGATGCTGCGCGAGATCGACAGTCGAGTGCGCTTTCTCACCAAACGGCTGGAAGCGCTCAAAGTCGTCAGCGAAAAACCGAGCGATCCGAACAAGGTTTATTTTGGCGCCTGGGTCACAATCGAAGACGAGGACGGCAAAGAGTCGCGCTACCGTATCGTCGGGCCGGATGAACTGGATTTGAAACTGGGCCTGATCAGCATCGATTCGCCGCTGGCCCGCGCCCTGATCGGCAAGGCGCTGGACGCCGAGGTTCGGGTTCAGACACCGACCGGTGAACAGTGCGTCTATATCGTGGCTATCGATTATCTTTGA
- a CDS encoding DoxX family protein — translation MSTLINKVMFTRAGYGLTVLRIFVGIIFAAHGSQKLFGAFGGYGLAGTAQYMESIGLAPGYLMATLAGGTEFFAGLALIIGLLVRPAAFGLTFLSLVAIFSVHLPNGLFMANNGYEFALALLGGSIAVLIEGAGKLSADRAIAG, via the coding sequence ATGAGCACACTGATCAACAAGGTAATGTTTACCCGCGCCGGCTACGGCCTGACTGTCTTGCGGATTTTCGTCGGCATCATCTTCGCTGCCCACGGCTCGCAGAAACTCTTTGGGGCGTTCGGTGGTTACGGTCTCGCGGGCACCGCGCAATACATGGAAAGCATCGGCCTGGCGCCGGGCTATCTGATGGCGACGCTGGCCGGTGGTACCGAGTTCTTCGCCGGCCTGGCATTGATCATTGGCTTGCTGGTTCGCCCAGCGGCCTTCGGCCTGACCTTTCTCTCGCTGGTGGCAATCTTCTCGGTGCACCTTCCTAACGGTCTGTTCATGGCCAACAACGGTTATGAATTTGCCCTGGCGCTACTCGGCGGCAGCATCGCGGTGCTGATCGAAGGCGCCGGCAAGCTCTCGGCTGACCGCGCTATCGCCGGCTGA
- a CDS encoding transglycosylase SLT domain-containing protein, with protein sequence MTRPSVLLLLCCSLLLPMSAVARLAGPLQAVPAAKVRDLAEIRSSRVLRVLVNQSRNSSGEVQGQAIGIEYHRLRAFEQYLNGHARDGQEITLKIIPKGKDQLIGALQRGEGDLVAPGELLDLQPGHAVSTSEPIASNIPLILVGIKGERRYTRLEQLSSKTLALPTGSAAGDAVSQINQKLALLKLPPVTIEWVDPSLAVEDVLEMVQGGIFHLTIVEQPIAERWGKILPKLRFDRQVLISEPGEEFWFVRRDASMLRASIDRFLTGYKKPSDQDAAFLRIYRRLYQVHYPLAKADRQRLEKLRPVLQKHAEAQGMDWLNLAALAFKESALQPNARSGSGPTGLMQITPSAAQRVGVDNIQNLDANVQAGAKYLAMIRRKFFASPKLNERERMAFVLAAYNMGPERVQGMRAEARRRGLNPNQWFFQVERIAMEQVGMGAVSYVNSVNKYYLAFDRERESLEPQGQKVASRK encoded by the coding sequence ATGACACGTCCCTCGGTGTTGCTACTGCTGTGTTGTTCGTTGCTGCTGCCGATGTCGGCAGTTGCGCGTCTGGCCGGGCCGCTGCAAGCCGTGCCTGCGGCGAAAGTCCGCGACTTGGCGGAAATTCGCAGCAGTCGGGTGTTGCGGGTGCTGGTCAACCAGAGCCGCAACAGCTCCGGCGAAGTCCAGGGCCAGGCCATCGGTATTGAATACCACCGCTTGCGAGCCTTCGAGCAATACCTCAACGGTCACGCCCGTGACGGTCAGGAAATTACCCTCAAGATCATTCCCAAGGGCAAGGATCAACTGATCGGTGCTTTGCAGCGCGGCGAGGGTGATCTGGTCGCGCCGGGGGAGCTGCTGGACCTGCAACCAGGCCACGCGGTCAGCACCAGTGAACCGATTGCCAGCAACATCCCGTTGATATTGGTCGGGATCAAAGGCGAGCGACGTTACACCCGTCTCGAACAACTCTCTAGCAAAACCCTGGCGTTGCCCACCGGCAGTGCCGCCGGGGACGCGGTCAGCCAGATCAATCAAAAGCTCGCGTTGCTCAAACTGCCACCGGTGACCATCGAGTGGGTCGATCCCAGTCTGGCGGTCGAGGATGTACTGGAGATGGTTCAGGGGGGAATCTTTCACCTGACGATCGTCGAGCAACCCATTGCCGAACGCTGGGGCAAGATCCTGCCCAAGTTGCGCTTCGATCGGCAGGTACTCATCAGTGAGCCGGGCGAAGAGTTCTGGTTCGTGCGCCGTGACGCCTCAATGTTGCGCGCGAGCATTGATCGCTTCCTGACCGGTTACAAAAAACCATCGGATCAGGATGCCGCGTTCCTGCGGATCTATCGACGTCTGTATCAAGTGCACTATCCATTGGCCAAAGCTGATCGACAGCGCCTCGAGAAGCTTCGACCGGTGCTGCAAAAACACGCCGAAGCCCAAGGCATGGATTGGTTGAATCTGGCGGCCCTGGCGTTCAAGGAATCGGCCCTGCAACCCAATGCCCGCAGCGGCAGCGGCCCTACCGGCCTGATGCAGATCACCCCGTCCGCCGCCCAACGGGTGGGGGTCGACAACATTCAGAATCTCGATGCCAATGTGCAGGCCGGTGCGAAGTACCTGGCGATGATTCGTCGCAAGTTCTTTGCCAGCCCCAAACTCAACGAGCGCGAGCGCATGGCGTTCGTGCTCGCGGCCTACAACATGGGGCCGGAACGGGTTCAGGGCATGCGTGCCGAGGCTCGTCGGCGTGGTTTGAATCCCAATCAGTGGTTCTTCCAGGTTGAACGCATCGCCATGGAACAGGTGGGAATGGGCGCCGTCAGCTATGTTAATAGCGTGAACAAGTATTACCTGGCGTTCGATCGGGAGCGGGAGTCGTTGGAGCCCCAGGGGCAGAAAGTTGCCTCACGCAAATAA
- a CDS encoding TatD family hydrolase, which yields MQLIDIGVNLTNPSFADKHQAVLDRAYAAGVCQLVLTGTSVEGSEQALELCRQLDETAQRLFATAGIHPHSASDWNADSAQRLRSLLKEPNVVAVGECGLDFNRDFSPRPQQEKVLEKHLELAVELQLPVFLHERDASQRLLEILRDYRDQLPAAVVHCFTGEKKALFSYLDLDLHIGITGWICDERRGTHLHPLVKEIKRGRLMLESDAPYLLPRSLRPKPKNGRNEPAYLTEVLREVALHRGESEEELAAHSTACARAFYGLPAVD from the coding sequence ATGCAACTCATCGATATCGGCGTCAACCTGACCAACCCCAGTTTTGCCGACAAACACCAGGCTGTACTCGACCGCGCCTACGCGGCCGGGGTCTGCCAATTGGTGCTCACCGGCACCAGTGTCGAGGGCAGCGAGCAAGCGCTGGAACTGTGCCGGCAACTGGACGAAACGGCTCAACGGCTGTTCGCCACCGCCGGCATTCATCCCCACAGCGCCAGCGACTGGAACGCCGACAGCGCCCAGCGCCTGCGCAGTTTGCTCAAGGAGCCAAACGTTGTGGCGGTCGGTGAATGCGGGCTGGATTTCAATCGTGATTTCTCGCCGCGCCCGCAGCAGGAAAAAGTCCTGGAAAAGCACTTGGAGTTGGCGGTCGAGCTGCAACTGCCGGTGTTCCTCCACGAACGCGACGCCAGCCAGCGCTTGCTGGAAATCCTTCGCGATTATCGTGATCAGTTGCCGGCCGCCGTGGTGCACTGCTTCACGGGCGAAAAGAAAGCGTTGTTCAGTTATCTCGATCTGGATTTGCACATCGGGATCACCGGCTGGATCTGCGACGAGCGCCGGGGCACGCACCTGCATCCGTTAGTGAAAGAGATCAAGCGGGGACGGTTGATGCTGGAGAGCGATGCACCGTATCTGTTGCCGCGCAGCCTGCGACCCAAGCCGAAAAATGGTCGCAACGAACCGGCGTATCTGACCGAAGTGTTGCGGGAAGTGGCGTTGCATCGCGGGGAGAGCGAAGAAGAGCTGGCGGCTCACAGCACGGCGTGTGCGCGAGCATTCTACGGGTTGCCTGCTGTTGACTGA
- a CDS encoding acyl-CoA dehydrogenase, which yields MDFAYSPKVQELRERVTAFMDTYVYPAEAVFERQVAEGDRWQPTAIMEELKLKAKAEGLWNLFLPESELGAGLTNLEYAPLAEIMGRSLLGPEPFNCSAPDTGNMEVLVRYANEEQKQRWLEPLLRGEIRSAFAMTEPDVASSDATNMAARAVRDGDEWVINGKKWWTSGACDPRCKILIFMGLSDPDAPRHAQHSMILVPVDAPGVKIVRPLPVFGYDDAPHGHAEVLFENVRVPYENVLLGEGRGFEIAQGRLGPGRIHHCMRSIGMAERALELMCKRAVTRTAFGKPLARLGGNIDKIADSRMEIDMARLLTLKAAYMMDTVGNKVAKSEIAQIKVVAPNVALRVIDRAIQIHGGAGVSNDFPLAYMYAMQRTLRLADGPDEVHRAAIGKFEIGKYVPKEMLRSSH from the coding sequence ATGGATTTCGCTTATTCGCCCAAGGTGCAAGAACTGCGTGAGCGCGTGACCGCGTTCATGGATACCTACGTTTATCCCGCTGAAGCGGTGTTCGAGCGCCAGGTCGCCGAGGGCGATCGCTGGCAGCCGACGGCAATCATGGAGGAGCTCAAACTCAAGGCCAAGGCTGAAGGTTTGTGGAATTTGTTTCTGCCTGAGTCCGAACTCGGCGCCGGCCTGACCAACCTTGAGTACGCGCCGCTGGCCGAAATCATGGGCCGTTCGCTGCTGGGCCCCGAGCCGTTCAACTGCTCCGCGCCAGACACCGGCAACATGGAAGTGCTGGTGCGTTATGCCAACGAAGAGCAGAAGCAGCGCTGGCTCGAACCTTTGCTGCGTGGCGAGATCCGCTCGGCGTTCGCTATGACTGAACCGGATGTGGCCTCGTCCGATGCCACCAACATGGCCGCCCGCGCCGTGCGTGATGGCGACGAGTGGGTGATCAACGGCAAGAAATGGTGGACTTCAGGTGCCTGCGATCCACGCTGCAAGATTCTGATCTTCATGGGCCTGAGCGATCCTGACGCGCCGCGTCATGCGCAGCACTCGATGATTCTGGTGCCGGTGGATGCCCCGGGCGTGAAGATCGTTCGTCCGCTGCCCGTGTTCGGTTACGACGACGCACCTCACGGCCACGCCGAAGTGCTGTTCGAAAACGTCCGTGTGCCGTACGAAAATGTCCTGTTGGGCGAAGGACGCGGCTTCGAAATTGCTCAGGGTCGCCTTGGCCCGGGACGGATTCACCACTGCATGCGTTCAATCGGCATGGCCGAACGTGCATTGGAACTTATGTGCAAACGGGCGGTAACCCGTACTGCGTTCGGTAAACCTTTGGCACGTCTGGGCGGCAACATCGACAAAATCGCCGACTCGCGGATGGAAATCGACATGGCACGTCTGCTGACATTAAAAGCGGCGTACATGATGGACACCGTCGGCAATAAGGTTGCGAAAAGCGAAATCGCTCAGATCAAGGTTGTCGCACCGAACGTGGCCTTGCGGGTGATCGACCGGGCGATCCAGATCCATGGTGGGGCAGGGGTGTCCAACGATTTCCCGCTGGCCTACATGTATGCGATGCAACGCACCCTGCGCCTGGCCGACGGCCCGGACGAAGTGCACCGCGCGGCGATCGGCAAGTTCGAGATCGGCAAGTACGTGCCTAAAGAAATGTTGCGTAGCAGTCACTAA
- a CDS encoding LysR family transcriptional regulator translates to MNLSKVDLNLFIVFDAIYTEANLTRAGQIVGITQPAVSNALARLRETFNDPLFVRTAQGMVPTPMAQNIIGPVRNALSLLRVSVQESRIFNPLQAVKTYRISMTDLTEAVILPPLFQRLRRLAPTVIIESFLSKRRETTKELAAGRLDFAVDAPLNTDPQVRHVKLMEDRYVCAMRKGHPLAGKEKFTLDDYLSLTHIHISSRRSGLGHVDLALGKMGIQRKIALRSQHYLMASQVLQQTDMVMTVPERFARRHDLYSVNLPVNDVPPVETHLYWHESTDQDPANRWMREQMIELCQQVTAHEKKLDKV, encoded by the coding sequence ATGAATCTGAGCAAGGTCGACCTCAACCTTTTCATCGTCTTCGACGCGATCTACACCGAAGCCAACCTCACCCGCGCCGGGCAGATTGTCGGCATTACTCAACCGGCGGTCTCGAACGCCCTGGCCCGTCTGCGCGAGACCTTCAATGACCCGTTGTTCGTGCGCACCGCTCAGGGCATGGTCCCGACGCCCATGGCGCAGAACATTATCGGGCCGGTGCGCAACGCCCTCTCCCTGCTGCGGGTGTCGGTGCAGGAAAGCCGTATTTTCAACCCGTTGCAGGCGGTCAAGACCTACCGCATCAGCATGACCGACCTCACTGAAGCGGTAATCCTGCCGCCGCTGTTCCAGCGCCTGCGTCGCCTGGCACCGACGGTGATCATCGAAAGCTTCCTGTCCAAGCGCCGCGAGACCACCAAGGAACTGGCGGCCGGGCGACTTGATTTCGCGGTCGACGCGCCGCTCAATACAGACCCGCAAGTGCGCCACGTCAAGTTGATGGAAGACCGTTACGTGTGCGCCATGCGCAAGGGCCATCCGCTGGCAGGCAAAGAAAAGTTCACCCTCGACGATTACCTGTCGCTGACCCATATCCATATCTCCAGCCGCCGCAGCGGTCTGGGCCATGTCGACCTGGCCTTGGGCAAAATGGGCATCCAGCGCAAGATCGCCCTGCGATCCCAGCATTACTTGATGGCATCCCAGGTGTTGCAGCAGACCGACATGGTGATGACCGTCCCGGAACGCTTTGCCCGTCGCCATGATTTGTACTCGGTGAACCTGCCGGTCAACGATGTGCCGCCGGTAGAAACCCACCTCTATTGGCACGAAAGCACCGACCAGGACCCGGCCAACCGCTGGATGCGCGAGCAGATGATCGAGTTGTGCCAGCAGGTGACGGCACATGAGAAGAAGCTCGATAAGGTGTAG
- a CDS encoding MerR family transcriptional regulator → MSSQTYSISDLARELDITTRAIRFYEEQGLLSPERRGQERIYSPRDKVSLKLILRGKRIGFSLAECRELIELYDPTGGNQKQLQTMLTKIAERREQLEQQMLDIEQMKLELDTAQERCTQALEQTIKNQELIQ, encoded by the coding sequence ATGAGCAGCCAGACCTATAGCATTTCCGACCTCGCCCGCGAGCTCGACATCACCACCCGGGCCATTCGCTTTTATGAAGAGCAAGGCCTGCTCAGCCCCGAGCGGCGCGGTCAGGAGCGTATCTACTCGCCCCGTGACAAGGTCAGCCTGAAGCTGATCCTGCGGGGCAAGCGCATTGGTTTCTCCCTGGCCGAATGCCGCGAGCTGATCGAACTCTATGACCCCACCGGTGGCAATCAGAAACAGCTGCAAACCATGCTGACCAAAATCGCTGAACGCCGCGAACAGCTGGAGCAGCAGATGCTCGACATCGAACAGATGAAGCTGGAGCTGGACACCGCGCAGGAGCGTTGCACCCAGGCGCTGGAACAGACCATCAAAAACCAGGAACTCATCCAATAA
- a CDS encoding hydroxymethylglutaryl-CoA lyase, which produces MSLPTHVRLVEVGPRDGLQNEAQPISVKDKVQLVDALTAAGLGYIEVGSFVSPKWVPQMAGSADVFAQIQRKPGVTYGALAPNLRGFEDAIAAGVKEVAVFAAASESFSQRNINCSISESLERFVPIMDAARQHGVSVRGYVSCVLGCPYEGDVAPEQVARVARELYAMGCYEVSLGDTIGTGTAGATRKMFDVVSADVPREKLAGHFHDTYGQAMANIYASLLEGISVFDSSIAGLGGCPYAKGASGNVATEDVVYLLNGLGIETGIDLDALILAGQQICTVLGRATGSRVAKARSAQ; this is translated from the coding sequence ATGTCCCTACCCACTCACGTTCGCCTGGTCGAAGTCGGCCCACGCGACGGTCTGCAAAACGAAGCCCAACCCATCAGCGTCAAGGACAAGGTGCAACTGGTCGACGCGCTGACCGCCGCCGGGCTCGGCTATATAGAAGTCGGCAGTTTCGTGTCGCCCAAATGGGTGCCGCAAATGGCCGGTTCCGCCGACGTCTTCGCGCAGATCCAGCGCAAGCCTGGGGTGACGTATGGTGCACTCGCCCCCAACCTGCGCGGGTTTGAAGATGCCATCGCAGCCGGGGTCAAGGAAGTCGCGGTCTTCGCTGCCGCGTCGGAATCGTTTTCCCAGCGCAACATCAATTGCTCGATCAGCGAAAGTCTGGAGCGTTTCGTGCCGATCATGGACGCCGCCAGGCAACACGGTGTCAGCGTGCGTGGTTACGTGTCCTGTGTGCTGGGCTGCCCTTACGAAGGTGACGTCGCGCCCGAGCAAGTCGCGCGGGTCGCTCGCGAGCTCTACGCGATGGGCTGCTATGAAGTGTCCCTTGGCGACACCATCGGCACCGGCACCGCTGGCGCGACCCGCAAGATGTTCGACGTGGTGTCGGCCGATGTACCCCGTGAAAAACTCGCCGGGCACTTCCACGACACCTATGGCCAGGCCATGGCCAACATTTATGCCAGCCTGCTGGAAGGCATCTCGGTGTTCGACAGCTCCATCGCCGGCCTCGGCGGCTGCCCCTACGCCAAGGGCGCCAGCGGTAACGTCGCGACCGAAGATGTGGTTTACCTGCTCAACGGCCTGGGTATCGAAACCGGTATCGACCTGGACGCGTTGATTCTGGCCGGTCAGCAGATTTGCACGGTGCTGGGGCGAGCGACCGGTTCGCGCGTGGCCAAGGCTCGTAGCGCACAGTGA
- a CDS encoding AMP-binding protein: MDQPSASPQRSYTRGSQDKALLAMTIGQAFDNTVAQYPTGEALVVRHQQLRYTWQQLAEAVDLHAKALLALGLQAGDRLGIWAPNCAQWCISQFASAKIGVILVNINPAYRSSELEYVLKQSGCQWLVCAGAFKTSDYHGMLQGLVPELAEQSIGKLQSERLPELRGVISLDAQPPSGFLPWSQLTDLAGSVSAQQLSERQNSLHFDQAVNIQYTSGTTGFPKGATLSHYNILNNGYMVGESLGLTASDRLVIPVPLYHCFGMVMGNLGCMTHGSTMIYPNDAFDPLLTLTTVAEEKATALYGVPTMFIAMLDQPKRAEFDLSSLRTGIMAGATCPIEVMRRVISEMHMSEVQIAYGMTETSPVSLQTGPSDELELRVTTVGRTQPQLESKIIDEAGNLVPRGTIGELCTRGYSVMLGYWNNPQGTAEAIDQAGWMHTGDLASMNDEGYVCIAGRNKDMIIRGGENIYPRELEEFFFTHPAVADVQVIGIPCSRYGEEIVAWIKFHPGHSATEQELQAWCKERIAHFKTPRYFKFVDEFPMTVTGKIQKFRMREISIEELRGNHA; this comes from the coding sequence ATGGATCAACCCAGTGCAAGCCCGCAGCGTAGTTACACCCGTGGTTCCCAGGACAAAGCCTTGCTGGCGATGACCATCGGCCAGGCGTTCGATAACACCGTCGCGCAATACCCGACCGGCGAGGCGCTGGTCGTGCGCCATCAACAGTTGCGCTACACCTGGCAGCAACTGGCCGAAGCCGTGGATCTGCATGCCAAAGCGCTGTTGGCGCTGGGCTTGCAGGCCGGTGATCGTCTGGGTATCTGGGCACCGAACTGCGCGCAATGGTGTATCAGCCAGTTTGCCAGCGCGAAAATCGGCGTGATTCTGGTCAACATCAACCCGGCCTACCGCAGCTCCGAACTCGAGTACGTATTGAAGCAATCCGGTTGCCAATGGCTGGTTTGCGCCGGTGCCTTCAAGACCTCCGACTATCACGGGATGCTGCAGGGCCTCGTTCCCGAGCTGGCTGAGCAATCCATCGGAAAATTGCAGAGCGAACGCCTGCCGGAGCTGCGCGGTGTCATCAGCCTTGATGCTCAGCCGCCATCGGGTTTCCTGCCGTGGTCGCAATTGACCGATCTTGCGGGGAGCGTGTCGGCACAGCAGTTGAGCGAACGTCAAAACAGCCTGCATTTCGACCAGGCGGTAAACATCCAGTACACCTCCGGCACCACCGGCTTCCCCAAGGGCGCGACCCTCAGTCACTACAACATTCTCAATAACGGTTACATGGTCGGCGAAAGCCTCGGCCTGACCGCGAGTGATCGTCTGGTCATCCCCGTGCCGCTGTATCACTGCTTCGGCATGGTCATGGGCAACCTCGGTTGCATGACCCACGGCAGCACCATGATTTACCCCAACGATGCGTTCGATCCATTGCTGACCCTGACCACCGTCGCCGAAGAAAAGGCCACCGCGCTTTACGGCGTACCGACCATGTTCATCGCCATGCTCGATCAGCCCAAGCGTGCTGAATTCGATCTGTCGAGCCTGCGCACCGGGATCATGGCCGGGGCGACCTGTCCGATCGAAGTGATGCGCCGGGTCATCAGCGAAATGCACATGAGCGAAGTGCAGATTGCCTACGGCATGACGGAAACAAGTCCGGTGTCATTGCAGACTGGTCCGTCAGACGAACTGGAATTGCGTGTTACCACCGTCGGCCGCACCCAGCCGCAATTGGAAAGCAAGATCATCGACGAAGCGGGCAACCTGGTGCCGCGCGGCACTATCGGTGAGCTGTGCACCCGCGGCTACAGCGTGATGCTCGGTTACTGGAACAATCCGCAAGGCACCGCCGAGGCCATCGATCAGGCCGGCTGGATGCACACCGGTGATCTGGCGAGCATGAATGACGAAGGCTACGTATGCATTGCCGGACGCAACAAGGACATGATCATCCGCGGCGGTGAGAATATTTACCCGCGGGAGCTGGAAGAATTCTTCTTTACCCACCCGGCGGTGGCAGATGTGCAAGTGATCGGGATTCCGTGCTCGCGGTATGGCGAAGAGATTGTCGCCTGGATCAAATTCCATCCGGGCCACAGTGCTACCGAGCAGGAGCTGCAAGCGTGGTGCAAGGAACGCATCGCGCACTTCAAGACACCGCGTTACTTTAAATTCGTCGATGAGTTTCCGATGACGGTGACCGGGAAGATCCAGAAGTTTCGGATGCGGGAAATCAGTATTGAGGAATTGCGCGGTAATCACGCCTGA